From a region of the Arachis ipaensis cultivar K30076 chromosome B09, Araip1.1, whole genome shotgun sequence genome:
- the LOC107615480 gene encoding sodium/hydrogen exchanger 8-like: MNETHHQINMSTEGVKEKRSSGRSLELTPEIGTLFVFFTGGIVFLTLIVNGSTTQFVLHCLDMDKLTVAKKRILDFTKYEMLNKALEAFGELGDDEELGEF, encoded by the exons ATGAATGAAACTCACCACCAAATTAATATGTCAACTGAAGGGGTAAAGGAAAAG CGTTCGAGTGGCCGATCACTTGAATTGACTCCAGAGATAGGAACACTG TTTGTTTTCTTCACTGGTGGTATTGTATTTTTAACACTTATAGTGAATGGTTCGACAACACAGTTCGTTTTACACTGCCTTGACATGGACAAGTTAACAGTTGCAAAG AAACGTATCCTTGATTTCACAAAGTATGAAATGTTGAACAAAGCACTAGAAGCTTTTGGTGAACTTGGAGATGATGAGGAACTTGGAGAATTTTAA